GAATGGGTTTTCTGTgccataaatataatgttatcaatagattaaaaaaaaaaccacttaaataataaaaaaagtatatcgtCCTTTATCATTATCACGCTTTCATTTCCATTCTTACATGATTTGGCTATCCAACTGTAATGATCATTACGATTGTATATACTAATATGAAAACATTACACTTAATcctaataaattattaagtttttatttaagcctgaaaaagtgcacgtaatattaatacatagatattagtactatttatgtacataattcggaTATCGATACatgatttgaatataatatgaactaaaatcactgaactaacagagtgaagttagtaaaaagtttgtaaaaaacaAACAGAAAAATTTTCTTTAGGAATAGTTATACAGCTCTTGTAAAAgacaacaaaattaaaaatgtatcagcTATTAATTATAATACGTCAGCAACTTTTAAATGAAATGCTGTTTTTGAATTATTGGATTTATTAAAATGgccatttcataaaattaataataaacaaataaataactgACCACAAGAATTTACATTTACTGATCAATAAATACAAGCCTGGAAAATTatctatataattattattactaggATTAGATAGCGGATGGTCATTAGAGCAATATGCTTTtggcttatttttatttttattattttaaaatcttatttttttctatcTTGCATTCTGCACTGTTGGCCcgtgtattgttatttgtcATTGCCCTAATGAATATCCGTCTCTTAGTAATGACCGGCGCGActcttttttgctctctagctttgtagtttgccctgtttcctggaaaatagccccaaaacgctttctttcctggaaaaagcacgctccaccgccgaagactagtaATGACTAGGCTTCGGCGTGACCTtgcgcaccattgttcatttttatgctgaaactttattttttgctctctagtttTGTAGTTTTCCttttttcctggaaaatagccctaaaactcccattttttgttccaaaagcATGCTCCAACGCCGAAGATTAGTAATGACACTAATGACTAGTGAGCGGACCCAAagtgcgccgttcattgttcgattattcgccgtgctttgttaaaggttcgccgaaccttttttttgcactctagctttgtaaatagagccaaaccaccccgattccaggaaaaagcacgctccctatccgccctttactaATGACAAAGGGTGGCGTTCGGACGATGCTGTAGGTACAAAAAATAAGTACCAAGTACTAAGTACCGAGTACTAAGTACCAAGTACTAAGTACCAAGTACTAAGTACCAAGTACTAAGTACCAAGTACGTACAAAATAAGTACTAAGTACCAAGCCAAAGTCTGTTTATGACATTTAtgggttttttttatcaaacttaaaattaaatttgttacaATCGCTGCTTTACAACAATTACCCTTGTAAAAATAGAGTTTggtgcattgatgtataatacacatagatgggccctgacgtgtgattttggtcggagatcttgtcttcactaactgaggggtgcggggggtttaactagcggggaagttgggttttttcccctacgacgcagcggtacctacctaccttctaagagaaactgtgcatgcgccatgtattttgcatgcgccaaaagggagaccagtataacacgtgagggcggatctagtgtattatacatcaatggtttgGTGCAAGTACTTACTtactgttttatatatttaagaaatTGTATCTATGAATGAAAGTTAATATTTAGGAGGCAGGTACATACTTGAGTATTtactcaaatattatattttccttttaCTTGACATATATGTAAGACTAACATTTGACGTGATTGTTGTCAGCGTGAGGCGGTAGCATGCCACGTCCTCCGCGCGAGTCCTACGGCGAGCAGAAGCCGCCGTATTCCTACATCTCGCTGACGGCAATGGCTATCTGGAGCTCGCCGGACAAGATGCTACCATTAGCTGACATCTACCGCTTCATCACAGATCGTTTCCCTTACTATCGTCGCAACACGCAGCGTTGGCAGAACTCACTAAGACACAACCTGTCCTTCAACGACTGCTTCGTCAAGGTACCAATTCCAACACAGTCGACTTTCTTTCAAAAGCTTATTTCCAGTAGActgataatacataatttttatgtcaGGACGTTATATTATGTCTGTCGATCTCGATAGTAGGTTATACTTGATTGAATATGCCGATTTGCAGATTCCGCGACGGCCGGATAGGCCGGGTAAGGGCGCCTATTGGGCGCTGCATCCATCTGCTCTGGATATGTTCGAGAACGGTTCATTCTTGCGCAGACGGAAACGGTTCAAGTTGCCAGCCCGGCTGCAGCACGAGCTGGCTTCCTTGGCGAGGCTGCCGCCCCCGATTGGCGCCCCCGGAGCCGTCGCCACGCAGTCTCTGCCTCCCCTTGGACCACCTGCGACCACTCTACCCACACCGCACAGACCCAAGTCTTTCACCATCGACAGCATCATTCAATCAGACCACAGGCGAAGCGATGAggtttttaattttactgataTTATTGACCAGTTATGCACAATAAAGGCCGGCGATCTATATCcaactttttttcaaaattttttacaaggttttaaattgtatacatatgtagttgaatcTATTGTACTTATActtgtatttactaaaaaacaataaaaataaattaaattgtagaaAAACTAATcaactaatttttaaaatttgaaataaattcgttttttactgaataaatatatttgaaagtggtggaagtccaattttcagttccaaaatcacTATTTCCGTTTGACGTAATTCCCAAATTACtattacttcttttaattcgatatatccagaatctcgaaaaagcagaataaacgtattacagtccaccagtatttttaaatattttttaaatgtaaaatattatatttaatgatttgcgaagaatttctcgaaatgacctttgccgctttcaaatataacggcccatatatgtatgtaaatataaaggtAACTAGGTATTTAAACACTGTTTTTTATgtagttattaatttttaaaatataaagaacTTTCATGTGGATAGcggattttcaaattaaaatattattaattaatttttattagccATAATGATTATTATTGTAATGAATAACTTTTTTGCCTTAAAAACATTGTTATCATAGAGatgttttaatacatttttttctgccTACAGTCCAATCATAAATGGACTGTAGGCAGTCCATTTATCCAAGTCCAATCTCACCATTGTTTAGATTTTagaacttttattatttattaatgtataaGATTTCTAGTTAAAtcatattcttatttttaataaatcgttGAATAGTActcttttaatgaaaaaatacttaaaattaaacTTATGTATAATTCGtttcatatgtttatatgtacataggtatacatatatgattacaaGTGGTTATTACTAGTTAATACTTGATAAGATGATTTTGTTAAAGTTAACTAATTTTTAGGTGCGATGGGATGGAGGCGAAGCCAGTAATGCAACTCTTTGGCAACCTGGTTTATTGAGTGGTCTAGGAGGAGGAGGCAGTCTTTGTGGTGCATTTCTGCCTTTACAACAAGCTGCTCTATATGAGTACGCTTCAGCACTAGCAGCTTTGGGTTCACCATCGCTGGTCAAACCTTACCCGTTGTTGGCGACCCCAACTTTACCGGCGGGGTTGTTACATCCTCCGTTGATGTATAGCCATGCTGGTCAATTGGGACTAGAGCTGTTGGGTCTGGGTCACGCTGGAGAACGTGCCACCCTCCCTGGTCATCATCATTTGCCGTCACTTCCACCGCCTTCGGGCGCAGATCCTTCAGGAGTCGAAGACGGAGCTGACAGTCTCTACAGAAACTCTCCTGTGTGACGAAAGtgctaattaaatttaatctatACTTCGACAATAATCtagaatttttgtttaaattcgtACTACGTACCTATAACGAATCGATATAGTGATTAATTAATATCGAAGGCCAATCGTGTTGTGCATAATTGGATGCAAAAGTAAacgtgaataataataaataaaataaaacgttgaAGTGTTTGTAGAACGTAAACGTGTACAGTGAAACGAcccattagtgaaattatatatgatttatcctatgaattatatatgcatgttttattattacacgtacatataaatacttaattaaattgtaaatacaattataaacataattgaatatttaattgacGGTGCGTTGCGAATGTAAATATCGTATGAATCGCTTATCTGTTagaaaatgtgataaatttatataaagttaatCAACGTCATCataatgatatttaaaatttaataaataattattaaatcatcaaaaagatttttttattctattatttataggtataacacttaatatgtataggtaataactcattgaatttcttaaaagtAAGTATGCATATCTATGTAcgttcataaataaattcaatcaaaatgatttataattttattgattttacattcaaatgtaattttattggTATTaatcgtatattatatacagatgaatattgataatgaaatcatttattttacgtTGAAAGTGATGTTCATAGAGTGATTTATAATAGTATTaataaaacacatttgaaatggtATTCACATttgttatttttcattataaacaataatgaaattatttttgagGAAATTCGAAGtatctataaatattttcttaattacccattaaattaaaactacacTTGTTTTGTGTTGTAGGCGTATAATCGAATAGGATATATTTCCATAAGACGATTAATCATCATACcctattaatattacaaatcGATTTAACACGCGGAAAAGGTTAATAAATTTCATTGGCGGGTCGATAATTGTGCAAATTGATTAATAGTTTAATTAATAAGAACTTAAAACCCCTCTTAaatgtgttttaaataaattctttaaCTACAATTGCCATTTCGACACGAACTTACTTAATTTATACATTGAAGTAATGAAGTAAATGGAACGATTAATTTTAACTCGAACGgcaatacaaatatttgataattaaacaAGTCACGAGTcaactaatataaatatatatgtatgtacatgcgaaGGTTTAATTTCGCACTCTTACTAACAATAATTCAAATGTGTACGTGAAATGATTTTATTGATTGATCACAGATAAATTAAAGCCAACTTACAAAGTATTTATCTGGGAATATTACACTATAATTTGGAACTTGGTTCACTTTCTGGTTGTAGAAGCCACACGAGTGTATATGGGAGATTTTCGAATATATGGGAGCTTTTCGAAGGGACCGCTTATGGAAGGGGGCCCAGGTTAATGGGAAAGGGCTCACGGGCAggcaggtaggtaggtaggtaccggtCCGTCCAGGTACAAACTCTGTCAAAATAAAAGGTTCCCCCGTCACGTTTAGCATCACAAATGTGGGCCGAGAGCTCCGCCACACCGTTTGAACAAAGGGCCGGCCAGACAGAGCGGGGCCGAGCCCCCGGGGCCCCCACAGGTCCCACAAACGAAACGtcgtatgtacacatacatacatatgtacatactcacatgtacatattctaCACATGTAACGCATTCGCTTTACAAATTGACTAAATTGAATTCGATAAACAACCGAACAAATCGTATAAACGGCAATTTCCTTTcgtacaaatttgaaatatctactgtaattttacaaattttccgTAATcaagtgtaatatatgtatgtatatttcagttGTATTACCTttggttttatatttgtatattatatgtatgtattacttttAGATGTTATATGGCTAGGTTACATGTTTGATCTAATATCGTTCAccgtatgtagtatgtacatacatatgtatatacatattcatatgcacatgtaGTGTCTTATTATGGTTACTTCTCCACAAATTATACCATCGCCTATTAGAGGGGTTCGAATGGACACTAACAGTTACGTCAGATTAAATAAACAATTCTGACAGGAGGTTTTTgatttgtattaataatataaatgaaataatatctCAATTTCGCTATTAGCCACGAGGATATGCAATAACTAGAGATTAAATTGGTTTATATCACGATTTAGCCTTGAATATTTCGTACTATTGCAAAACTTTAAGTTcggttaattgatttttttttattcttcgttaGAATTTACCTATACTAGTCCAGTTAATTCCAAGCGAAGTCTAAATCATTCTAatgcaatttattatattgtactagtgttgtgcccgttaaaATTTCAAAGGGAACGGGTGGAAAATTCTGAATAGGTATAGTTTTAGACAAATTATCAGAACAAGGAAAACAAATGACGAACGGTCGTCAAGCAAAAGAAAAACGGAAAGTTGTTTTTTGCATTTCAATTAGGTCTTAACTACTTGGAAGCCATACCACAATAGAAATTGTGAAggaatttgacttttttttatataaaatatcacgattaagtcaataattttaataagtttaaaaataagCCAATTTTTTCCTTGGGCCGGATGAAAATCTTTCGCAGGCCGCTGGTTGGTGACCACTGACCTAACATataaaccccaatgcatcttcctggccaattacaatgcagcatttttattacataagtcgctgaattacgagacactgaaaactcgaaattaacgagacaactatgtattgtacatacattttattatacctacattaatcatactcaaatagtggtgacatggtaggtaagaaggtttttagccaatttaatcgggaaccgtttcaacaatgaaatcagaaaaattggcaaactctgataggaaacgatcaacctggagtcacaaatatccaagtttgaccagcagcactacagatatactcagaaaaattcttttcgatcgaggtcagctcatgggatcgacccggcgcctctcggtgttaggcagaagcttaacgtccgagatATGCTGTTggctattttatatacatatacaaattatatattagattatacttCAAAAATACACtggatattgtaaaatttttgcCGTGATGAAGCATCATCATAAAAAAACTGAGACGCAAGAGAAAACTGATATAAAAGTATTCGATCCGCAGAATAGCCGCGGATTAAATTTTTACTCAACATGTTgtcacattgtatgtatgtaatcgagAAAACCCAAATTTGCAGCTAGAGTGTTTTGCTGGAGCTCGGCCGACCAGTGAAGTTCAACATTTCGACAGACGGGCGTTAACCGTATCGCATTCGGATCGCAAAAACGGCGAGATCAAAAGCACAATTTTTTGCGTCACTCCGTATAGCAAAAAAACGCTATTGATATGTGAGCAAGAGCATAACCAAGATTCCAAAAGGCCGCGTCTTCTCGGTTAGagcgtatacaaaaaaaaagcgaaAACGATTATGCGATCAAGACgatgataataattattaaaaccaTCGTCGCGTTTATATTACGAGAGCATTAGCATTAtcgttatgattattattactcgtattgatttatataattcCTAACATGCAAAAAAGCAAATGTTTAATAAGCAAATGGATCCGAGTAGGCgtttgtatacaaaataaagtGCCACGATATTCGAGACATGCATTAATAtactattattgtttttatatatataccaaatataatttttatttaagtcaAAGCATAGAGACAACAAATTgtatactgaaataaaaaaaaaaacaattatattaatGCCCGAAAGCGTGTCTTTTCGAAGATGCTGTATGCTACAAGGTAAGCGAAGGGCGCTCACGTTGATTGTTAATAACGTACACATCTGTTAGTCGCAAGTGGGTAATTGATAGTGTGCGTTAGATAGGAATATGTAGAGAGGAAAACCTGCTGGAATAAATGAGGAGAAAGGCTGAGAGGAGGGGAAGAGGAAGGTTTGGGTCCGCTCTGTCTGCCATAACCGACCCCAATTATGGCGGGAACCCTTTCTCAGGGCCGCACTGTGCACGTGAATGCGGTAACTTGTGCTTGgttctctctctttctcttttACAATTAGAGACAATTTATTCGACTCTGTAAGCTGAGCgtgtgtgtaaatatgtagtcTCGTAATTAGGCGTTAATTACGGGTAATTAAttcaattactttttcaaaatgaATCTTGCTCGTGTATGTATAAGTGAGTAAATAATGAATGCTTTTGGAACCGGGTATTCATTGTAAATGAAGCAACGTTTTACGTGTTGCATatctaaaaacaaaatatttaaattacatgtTGTTTATCGGCAAGGTTTATACACCAGtaggaatataaattaattttgaacttaatatgtacatatgtattttaccaAAAAGTGGTAGCTCAACGTAAATGATCAAGGGTAGAAAGAGTACAATTTCCCAACGAACTGCAAGTCATAGGCTGTGATTGCTTAATTGAATAAGAATTATCGGTATATTGAGAAAAATATCTTCGGTCAATgtgtcttgccagtgatgacgtatggttgcgaaacttgggcattgaataccaaaatgctgcataaagttcaatatacttaaaaaaaagtcTGAAACGCTGTGTGCTTGAGATAACGAGGAGAAATAGAAAACGAAATAtgagggtgagaagtatgatggTTGATTTATGGtgagagtaaagatattgaaatggcaatggatgggatgaaagaagtgctcgaatggtacccaagataaTGTAAAAGGCTGCAAGGAAGGCTACAaaagaaatcagaaaaatgtgtgggatgagatgaatgaaagttgcccaaaacagagaagaATTAAAGCGTATTAGAGAGGCCTTCTTCCAACAGAGGACTtcaaatggctgtaaatgataataatatacatatataaatacatataggtGTAAGCAAAATTTACATTAAAGATTCTT
The nucleotide sequence above comes from Arctopsyche grandis isolate Sample6627 chromosome 4, ASM5162203v2, whole genome shotgun sequence. Encoded proteins:
- the LOC143910765 gene encoding uncharacterized protein LOC143910765; protein product: MPRPPRESYGEQKPPYSYISLTAMAIWSSPDKMLPLADIYRFITDRFPYYRRNTQRWQNSLRHNLSFNDCFVKIPRRPDRPGKGAYWALHPSALDMFENGSFLRRRKRFKLPARLQHELASLARLPPPIGAPGAVATQSLPPLGPPATTLPTPHRPKSFTIDSIIQSDHRRSDEVRWDGGEASNATLWQPGLLSGLGGGGSLCGAFLPLQQAALYEYASALAALGSPSLVKPYPLLATPTLPAGLLHPPLMYSHAGQLGLELLGLGHAGERATLPGHHHLPSLPPPSGADPSGVEDGADSLYRNSPV